The Agromyces mangrovi genome contains a region encoding:
- a CDS encoding DUF6328 family protein, protein MTAADHARDGEHDERGPRASDADSRDAERDETRTERLDRNWGDILQEVRVSLTGTQLIGGFLLAVAFQQRFTEMDAAQLALYLVLVALSGLATVLGLGVVAVHRAYFGKRVKDHVVRIGNRYLVAHLVVVALLVLGVTTLLFDWTLGRVAGAVALVAGAIGLALFWLVLPRLGMRRGEAGGRHGEVLAQADEVGRRA, encoded by the coding sequence ATGACGGCGGCAGACCACGCACGCGACGGGGAGCACGACGAGCGCGGCCCGAGGGCATCCGATGCCGACTCCCGTGACGCGGAGCGCGACGAGACGCGCACCGAGCGGCTCGACCGCAACTGGGGCGACATCCTCCAGGAGGTGCGCGTCTCGCTCACGGGCACGCAGCTGATCGGCGGGTTCCTGCTCGCGGTCGCGTTCCAGCAGCGGTTCACCGAGATGGATGCCGCGCAGCTGGCGCTCTACCTCGTGCTCGTCGCGCTCTCCGGGCTCGCGACCGTGCTCGGGCTCGGCGTGGTCGCGGTGCACCGCGCGTACTTCGGCAAGCGGGTCAAGGACCACGTCGTGCGCATCGGCAACCGCTACCTCGTGGCGCACCTGGTGGTCGTCGCGCTGCTCGTGCTGGGGGTGACGACGCTGCTGTTCGACTGGACGCTCGGGCGGGTCGCCGGCGCCGTTGCGCTCGTCGCGGGCGCGATCGGCCTGGCCCTGTTCTGGCTCGTGCTGCCGCGGCTCGGCATGCGGCGCGGGGAGGCTGGGGGACGGCACGGCGAGGTGCTCGCGCAGGCCGACGAGGTCGGTCGGCGCGCCTAG